TGCCAACTTGAGACAGTTATTTTTTCTAATTACTTCTCCTCAACAGTATTTCataaggtgatttttttttccctagttctTGGTTTCCTAGTTACTACACTGTGGATAAAAAAATCCTCTGTACATCTTCCATAATTTTTAGACCACTAATGCTCAAATTTCACTTAATGCAATGTTAGTCAGGCTTGTATTTTTCATGAGTCTGATATTAAAGGACATATAATCTGGCCCACAGGTACAGGGAAGCAAATGAATGCAAATCCTTGTGATTTTGAATGCAGatattttcagaaagaaaaagggatcTTACATTGTGTTTCATCTTGGTGCTGATTCAAAAACCTGTCTAAAGACTTCTAcagatttgggtttgttttgttgttttgttaagTTTTTGGGGtagccttctcctccagcaagGATTCTCTACATTAATATTCTtcttccatccctggaagtgttacaAGCAACATCCACACTATCCAGATGTTGAGgttccattttcctttcctgctgccAACTGCAGGTGATGTTCTTTCAGCATATTTCAGGATTCAAGGCTAAACGCAACCCTCGAAGATTTTAAAGCATAGAGTATACATACACAGCTATGtagcttcacagacagcaaTCTTGCAGTTAGTTTGACAACCTGAAGCCTTATCTGCTACCTCTACTTAATGAAGAATGGAAATCTCACAGTAATGTCAAGAAAACTTTTATTCAGTTAAAGAAACCAATAACTAGAGCACTAAGGTTTGATTTCATTATGCCTTTGTATTTGCAAAACACTAAAACTTCTGGTACTGACAACATATAAATATAAACAAACCCGACAGGGAGACAGATCTGTGGCAGCTGACAACTGTAAAAGCATCAAGGTAACCTGAAGTGGAGGGTGAAAACCACTAGCAGCAATTTCTACCtacacaaaaaagaaaagctactGTTGACAGAACAGTTATCTGAACAAGAATCCACCCCGAAGTAAgttgagagggagggagggagggagggaattgGGAGGCTGAACTTCCTCAAAACCATTGCTGTAGGCTGCATGCAGCCTCGCTGTGACTGTACTGATATACAAAGACTTGGAGAGGTTTTTCCCCATggtaaagaaaaagcaaaagagtTTTGTCTGAAAAGAAACACCAAAGTGATTTTCTGGAGAACAATTCTGCACCTGCATAAAATTCCAGACCACCAGGCATATTGAACAGACTATTCTAAGAACAAATTCTAGCAGAACTACTAAAATTACTCAGTGTTGTAGCATCCCTCAGGTGAAGTGAAGCTAGTTGTTTCCTATAGGCTCATCAAGAGCACAGCTAGTAAGCTGAAGATGATTCTTTTCTACCAATCACTGGTGAGGCCTTAGGAAGAGAAGGCAAACAGGAATCCTTACTTCTGTCTACCCACAATGGAAAGACAGACACTATCAGGTCATCCGTGGAGGTAtacagtgataggataagaggtgACAGGATTTATATAATGAAAAATTCCAATTAGGTATAGAAAATGAATCTTTTAATCCATGAGGCTGGTCAAacattggaactggctgcttgAAGGAGTTGTGGGATCTCTGTCCTTGAAGACAACCATAACCTGACTATCCAATTTCATGAGCAAAACCACCCAATCTAATTTGATCTAATTTGACCTGCCTtaagcagagggttggactagatgacctacAGAGGTCCATTCTTATCTTTTTTCTATGATAACAGAATAATTATCATATGACTTTTGTCATTGAAGTCCAAACCTAAAACCCTTATTTGAGAACAGTGATCTTCTCAAAGACCAAGGCTGGATCAATAGCAATAGAGAAAATTTGGAGAACAGCAGTAACTAAGTTACAATTAAGACAACTCCAGGGACTTCACTTTTAAACTCTTGGACTGCCTTgtgttttctgtcttctgctACATCTTTCTTGTTCAACACTATACAGGAAGAGATGAAGTGCACATTAGTGGGATCAAAGCAGTGGTGTGCCCGCTCCAGAGGCGAACGGCATGAAGGCAGAAAGAAGCAGTGATCCTGAAGACATCATCCACTAAGACATGAAATGCTGGTAACTTGGTCAGGCAATGCTCAGAACAAAAAAGCTGATCAACAACGTATTACACAACAGTGTAGCTCTGCTCCTGTTGTATTCCATCCTGCCAAGAGTTCTTCTTCCACAGGGTTAAGGATTTTGAGATGTTTGCTGAattttttaaattcatttttttaaataaaccaaCACACAGATGTTCCTGGGCAGGTAAGACCTGTGTAAGGCAAATATTcttacttccttttttttccgcCCCCCCAGACAGGTCAATGTAATAAAAACCAAATTTTAGCATTTGGTCAAGTCAAAAATCGAAAGGTCAGTGCAATAAAGCTACTTAGGGATTCTTTTATCTCCTAGCACTACAAGTGAAACAGCCGGACATCCCAGGACAATGCCTTAGGCTGAGCACGGTATGCCtgtccttcacagagagaactCATTAATGCAGCTATGTTAACCTGTAAACCACATTAAACGTGTTCAGGGACAGAGAATTTCacttgtgggtggtttttttgtttgtttgttgcccttttttttttttttttttgacagccaGCCTGCCACAACACTTGTGTTGAAGGAGCTGTCATTTCTGGGTTAAAAATGATCTTGCCAGTGTGAAAATTGCCTTTTAGTAACTTGTTTCCTTCATCTCTTCAGTAAAGCCAGATTTGGAGGGCTTTCAGTGAGCACTGTAGTACTTACATGCCTGCCAACCCTTTTGCTCAGTTCTAGAAAATTAATCTTTTTGAGTAAAATTCATTAGCAAGCTATTTGCTGTGCTTTCTGAAGTGGCAGACGAATGGAAATGGCTTTTAGCGTACACATTACTTAACTACCAGTATACCTGATATTAATGGTACAGATATGTAGCAGCTACAGATCCTACCCACTTATACACTGCAATTTTCCACTAGTTGGTTATTTAAAAATGAATTAACATGACCCAAACAGGCCTATCTAGTCACACTCTTGTCTCAGTTTTCCCATCCTTCTTTGAGGTGCTTATTATTTGTTAAACTCCTGCTCTTGAACTGTCAGTTTAGCACTTCTATACAACAAGGTTCATGCCACATTAAGTACCATCCAAGACTGGACTTTTGAGTGCTGTTGGTAGAAGACAGTATATGAAAAGCAGGATGGAATTCTTGAATCCAATATATATTTGTTCCAGTAGAGAAGGACAGCAGCCGCAACAAAACCAGGTCTAGGATAGCTTTTCTTACACAATGCATCAGGTTAGCTCATGAAAAGCAGTGTTATGGAATGTGAAACAACATCTACCAGAGTTTAAGTGGAGTAGAAACATGTCTTAAGTACGCAGAcctcaaatgaaaacaaacatttaTTGCAACACACAAATAACCCTGCAATGCTACTGGAACCCTTATCCTCTTTTTCCATTTCCAACACTTGTAAGCatttgctggccatgctgcagcTAAAGAAAAAACTCAGCTGTAAAACACCTGTACAGAGGCTATAGCCTCTTGCTTCTACAAAGCACAGTACCTTGTCTACTTCCCTGACCTTTAAGTCACAATACCTTAGGAAAGGCAAACTAAACTTTGTAGCTCATGTTTTAAATGAGTAGAATCAGAAATCTATGATAATTAGGCCTATCACTCAGGGCAACACACTCTTGAAAAAAAACAGGTAGTTCATGGGCACCTAAACTTACAAAATCCAGATTTCTTCCAAGGACTGAGATGCCTAAGggagggtgtggtgggttgattTCTCATAGTTAGGGTCTCTCTCTTACACAGATTCTCTAGCACAAACTCACATACTACTGACTTCATTCTCTCTTCAGCTGGGACTTCTTAGAAACTCAAACTCTTTTCTTAAAAGCTCTTTGAAAAAAGCTACCTAAAGTTGTAGAAGTAATAAAACATATTGGTTAAATGGAACAAATTAGTTAATTCAAAGTTAGGCTAGGTCTTGTTTATCACTACAAAAATACTTAGAAACAAATCTATTGTTTAAAAATAGCATCAGCTGTGAGTTTTTAGAACAAATGAAATCAAAATTCACTCTGCAGACTACTTGCCTGTAAGAGCATTACTCTCTAGGTAAATGCAAAGAAAAGTTCTTTAGAGTAGGAAGAGAGTATAGAGCATATTTCTACAGGTCAAAGAGAAGGAAGCACCAAGCCCTCATCACTTGTATCTTGGAATATATATATGATGAGAGAAGTGAGGTCATCTAGAACACTTGCAGTATTGTCTTCTATTCATTTGCACTTTTCACCATTACCAGACTGGCTTCTGGGCCATCTGATAAGCTGACTTAGAATTGCCTCTTCTAAGTGCAAGACAAAAATGGAATTTTCATTGAAGTGTCACACAAGGTTCAGTGAAAAAGAACCCTAAACAAATATGAAAGAGAAATCTTTACTAGaactctcagctagactcaatGCAGTCTTTATTCTTGTACAATTATTCCTTTTTACAAAAAAACAAGGCTGTCTTTTGAAAGCAGACCCTCAACCAGCATCTCTGAATCAAGAGGTACTACCAGAAGTCCTCTTTAGCCATTCACTCTGCAGAACAAGTTACTGATAACTGTACCTGTATGAGACCTTTTATGGAGCTCCAAATTGCTTGGATGTTTGAAAGCCTTCCCACATAATTCACAAGTATATTGCCTCTGTAACTGGAGAGTCTGTGATTGCCCTTCTTGATCCAAAGGACCTTGTGATCTTTCCATTTCAATAGTTTGTTCAAAATTCTCAGAATTCACTAAATCTTCAGCTTCTTTTTCCTCGTTACCTGTAACATTTGTCATGTCCATGGTACTTTCATTTGCAGATTCAATTACTCCTGTTACTCTAGTGTCATCTTTTGTAGGCTCAGGTGGCTGTTCTGCAGATTTCTGAGATCTCAGAAAGTTTAACTTTTTGAGGTGTATTGCCTTTTTCAGCCGCATCTgtttgctgggctgcagaggagtGCTCTCTGCATCTTGCTCTGGTGCACCTTCATTCACAGACTGAACCAGAAAGTTTGATGGCAAATGATCAGAGGTTTCCAGAATACACTCAGAGTGATTGACAGTACAAGAATTACTCTCTACTGCATTTATTTCTGTAGTTGTGCTGTAAGAAAAGGGTtgttctgctcctctctcaTGATTAGAGCAAGCATTCTGCTTATAGAAGTGTTTACTGTAGAAGTTGCGTAGTTTGTAATAGTAATTTGGTTGTTTATATGGAAGTTCTGTGCAGTTGCCATCTAAGGAGTCTTGTGGTTGTTTCTGCATGTCACCCGAGGGTGCATGAAGATTAACAGAGTGGGATGCGTGAGAATGGCGGTCGTCCAAGGCTTTAGTAGCCTGCGTGTCAGAGGAGCACTCATGCAACAGGCTCGTTCCATAGCTGTCACTGGCACAGCTGGTATCTGCAGTCAAAGTATTCTGCAGTGAAAACACGCTGTTACAAGGCATGCTGGATGGTTGCTCTACAGCTGTGGAAGATTTTAAAAAGGTGTGGCAGATGTTCAGCACATTTTGCACTTGGAGACACTGCGCAATATCCAACATAGCTTGCACATTGTCCTGGCTAAGATCCAGGTGAGAGGTGTACATGAAGTCCAAGATCTGGCCTATGCCACCTACATTTTTAATGTCCAAATGAAAGACGTCATTCTTCTGGCCTGAAGAATTCTGGAAAAGGGTCCTGGTAAAATGAAACAAGTGTTCAAACACAATTAATTCACAAACACttttataataaataaataaaaaatacacacacatattAATCAGACTGGTATGAAACAACAATTTATGCTGTACAAGTTCATCTAGGTTACTGTGTTTGTGCAGATGAGCAACTCAAAACTTCTCAATTATGTGTCACACATTAGCCTTACAGTACTACACTCAAAAGGATATATACCAAAGCAAATCATCCTTTACACTGTCtattttttaatgctttgaAATCACCCCCTCTGCCTGTGGCTTCCTATCCAACGTGCAGTGGTGCATTTATGGACTATTTGCAAAAGTTGGTTGACTCAGAATACTTAGTCTGCAGctaccagaaaaaaacaaaactgttcTTGGAGAAACTTAAACCAACAGCATttagttcattttttttttaagaaaaaattcCTGTCACATACCTGAAATATTGACTGAAAGCAGCTAATACATTTTTGTGTGCTTTGAAGCAGACACCTTTAACCACCAGCATGCAGTCACAGAGAAGACCCTGAATGCGCTgttcatggagctgctggagaagatgaCAACTATGGCTAGCAACAGTGTCCATGCTAGAAAATCACTTAAGTTACctacaatgaaataaaatgctgAGATGAATTTTAGATATTAAATGgcaaaattaatttagaatacaAAGCACATTTATACAATTTGTTTCAGCGCTCAAAAGTTTACGCCTGCAGTGTGAGCTCCAATGACACTTCTCTGGTTAAAGGTGAGTCACAGCACTGCTCACCAATAGATACACAACATGCACAGGAAATAATTATTTGAATGAGGTTTTGTGTAcacaaaaatgttttaaatggcATTGCCAACAAACTGAACTCCATAACCACAAAAAGCTCCAAACAATTTGTACAAGAATTAGATTCTAAGGCAAAACCATCACATACCTACCCAATCAATAGTATTGGTAGAGGAAAACCTCTAAAACCTTCACCCTCCAAACCAAAAAGAGGAAATGTTGTAGTAGCATTAGTTATGCCatatttgctgctgttgtagGTAAGCACATTTCCTGTGTAGAACCAATTAATTAGACAAGACAGTATGGTTATTATGTTTTTTAATACAACATAAAAATCACTTAACAGGTTGAAGGGAATACATTCCCACACAACACTTTTACATTCAAGCCTATACTTTCTTTGAAGGCAAAACTCTTCCCCTGCACACTTGTaatttgaaaggaaaattaCAGCTATTAGGACAATTAGAGCTTCCATTCTTCTAACTAATGAATGAGGCACTAATACTACCTTAAGTTAAACACCACAAGAAAGTAATTGTCCCCGTTCTCCACTCTCATAATCACTAAAGGTTTTTAGTTTGTTATCCTGTGATTCCCAGTGTGATTCACTGTTGTACTAAGGTGGGCTAGCAtacttttttcctgtttattcTTACGCCTTTTACGAGACCTAACAACAAGAGAAACCACATCTGCTCGCCATATAATTGCTCtctcccaccacagcatccTGACAGTACTCTAACAACTTGCGAATTCAGACTTTCAAACACCACCATTTATGCTCAAACTGTAATTTCAAGCTCCCCTGAGCCCGGTCTAGCTAAAGCTGACTCGAGGGGCAGCACAAACAGGGGGGACAGAGAAAGGATTTGTCTCAGACGACAAGAACGGGCACCTTAGGAAACACAGACTTTGACCCGTGAGCAGGCAACAAGGCAGCACCGCGGGAAGGCGCGGAGACGCCGCGGCCCGGAGCAGAGCGAGCGGTAGCAGAATCCGAGAAGCTGCCCGGGAAACGGCGCTGAGAGCAGGCCGAGCGCCATCCGCCGCGGTGGAAGGACGCGACCGCAACCCACACACAGCCCGCGGCGGGAACGCGGCGGCCGGGCAGAGGCGGGGAGAGCGGACGAGGAGAAGGAAACGGCCCGGCTCAGCCCAGTGCTTACCAGCTCCGGCCACCTCCCAACTCCATCTCCGCGCGGCCACCCGGCCGCTTTCCCGGCCCCACCATCAGCCTCAGCCGGACACTTCCGCCCCCTCTGCTTCTGTTTCCGCTTCCGCTTCCACGGAGGGGCCGCGCAGGCGCAGAGCGGCGGAGCCGGGCGGGAGGAAGGGGGctgggcggcggcggcggctgcatGTGCTGCGTTGGGCAGCCGTTGGAAGTGGCGGCTGAGGTGCGGGGCGAGAGGGCAGGCAGCGGCGGTGGGAAGCTAGATCATGCGGCCCGGTAGCAGCTCTGCCGCCGCCGAGGAGCGGGGGAGGCTAGGGGTAGCGGCCGGGCTGGTTTTCCATCCATGTCGCCCCGGCGGAGAGGGGTCTGCTGCGGCGATCGCAACGGAAGGGCCGGGAAACGGAGGATAACTGCGAATCACTACCTTCGAAGCCTATCGGCATGGGGTGGGGCTAATGGAGGGGTCCTAGTTTCAGGGTTACAGGTTTCCCTTGTGCCTAAGATACTGGGCGAAATgagtttttctttctgaacttTTCCACGTGCAACATCATAACTGCTTACAGTTTCTCTTAGAGGATGCACGGTTGCATTTCTTTCGGCCATTCAAGTGTTTCTTTAAAGCTCTGAAAATAAGATGCCCTCCTTGTATTTCTAGGACTGTGTCCCTGTGGGGAGGAGAAAGATTGTACCCATTTGACAGAAGCTACTGACCACTCACCGACATGGTAGTGTTCACTTGCAACGCGTGTGGAGAATCTGTGAAGAAAGCACAAGTTGAAAAACATGTGAATATCTGCAGAAACTGTCAGTGCCTTTCTTGCATGGATTGTGGGAAGGATTTCTGGTAGGTAAAGGGTGGGAAATAGACTGACTTACTGTGCAGTGGTTGTCATAAATACAAGATTTCCCTAAGGTCTATTATTGACAGTTTCTAAGTAATTATATGTGTAGTTAAGAATTCTACATGGAGTTTTTTACTAGATTTTTAAACTTAATCATTCAAGTTCAAACTGCAAGGACAACCAAACTATGCAGTAAACAGTTGCACTTTCATCTTTTGCAGTTATTACTAAGGGACAATGCTTTCAACTTCTGATCAACAGCTGTTacatgttctgctgctgcagtagcATCAAAAATTCAGAATGTGGTTGTCACTTATCAGAAGTGCTTTCAAAATATAACTACATGAATTCATGTGAGAAAATAAGATTGTCTGCAGATGATTGTATTTCTCAGTGCTTCATTGACAATGGATTGAGATCTTCattcattcacagaatcaaccaggttggaaaagacctcagagatcatcaaatccatcctattacccaatacctaacacaTTACCTAATTCCTTACACAGCAGTCAGAACTACATTACCACATGAATATATCCATACCTAGGAACTGAATTTCTGCAAGCATTTTTCATTTACTTTTCTACATTTAAAGTATATTGATGCAAGTAATAAACCAGAGATGTGTTAAGAGCTGTGCATACATCATATATACAAATGTGTATGTTATAGAGTCAcgaaggaaagcagcagtgtcCTGAAGAATCAAGTCTGATTTTGCCAGTCAGAAATCTTCTCTGAAGGCTGCAGCATGACAGAAATGTCAGCAGCCTTCTAAGCATGTGCTTTAAGCATGTCAAACTTAACTCACAAGTGTTGACAGTATTATGGTTCAGATGATTTGTTACTTCAGTTTGTTGATTAGATAAATGTTGCATAGTTTGAAGCACTTAGTGAACTACAGTTAAAAATCTCCTCTGTGTTCAGGGGTGATGATTATAAGGAACATGTGAGGTGTGTAAGTGAAGACCAAAAAT
This genomic window from Dryobates pubescens isolate bDryPub1 chromosome 23, bDryPub1.pri, whole genome shotgun sequence contains:
- the ZBTB49 gene encoding zinc finger and BTB domain-containing protein 49, with product MDTVASHSCHLLQQLHEQRIQGLLCDCMLVVKGVCFKAHKNVLAAFSQYFRTLFQNSSGQKNDVFHLDIKNVGGIGQILDFMYTSHLDLSQDNVQAMLDIAQCLQVQNVLNICHTFLKSSTAVEQPSSMPCNSVFSLQNTLTADTSCASDSYGTSLLHECSSDTQATKALDDRHSHASHSVNLHAPSGDMQKQPQDSLDGNCTELPYKQPNYYYKLRNFYSKHFYKQNACSNHERGAEQPFSYSTTTEINAVESNSCTVNHSECILETSDHLPSNFLVQSVNEGAPEQDAESTPLQPSKQMRLKKAIHLKKLNFLRSQKSAEQPPEPTKDDTRVTGVIESANESTMDMTNVTGNEEKEAEDLVNSENFEQTIEMERSQGPLDQEGQSQTLQLQRQYTCELCGKAFKHPSNLELHKRSHTGEKPFECNICGKHFSQAGNLQTHLRRHSGEKPYICEICGKRFAASGDVQRHIIIHSGEKPHLCDICGRGFSNFSNLKEHKKTHTADKVFTCDECGKSFNMQRKLVKHRIRHTGERPYSCSACGKCFAGSGDLRRHVRTHTGEKPYTCETCNKCFTRSAVLRRHKKMHCKATEEGPNTLDELTQGTETSDLDKSQSSDSFGPEMSVPLLPASVKFPVRPAANATNFDSSAESYCKLRSMIQQHDSANQQKLNVDSAKLPKAQAEQTPAAPPYAYADVDVSSAEEPLQSDSIPMIRSSMVSLDSHCGDPLGSRTASAVYKSNEGPFFSSMTLWGLAMKTLQNESELEQ